Part of the Calditerrivibrio sp. genome is shown below.
AAACCTCAATAACCTAAAGAGAAAAAAAGAACAGGAAGCAGCCGCCGAAAAAAATAAAATAGAAGAAGCAAAAGCTATCTCCCAGAAATTAAGCAATATAACTATAACCTTGAACAGAAAAGCGGGTGAAAAAGGTAGACTTTTTGGAGCAATTACATCCAATGAAATAGCAGAAGAATTAGAAAAAAATGGAATAAAGATCGACAAAAAACAGATAGACCTCAAAGCCCCTATTAAGGAGACAGGCGAATACAAAATAAAAATCAATCTCTATAGGG
Proteins encoded:
- the rplI gene encoding 50S ribosomal protein L9, whose amino-acid sequence is MKVIFLKDVKGVAKAEEVKEVKEGYARNYLFKNNLAIEATEANLNNLKRKKEQEAAAEKNKIEEAKAISQKLSNITITLNRKAGEKGRLFGAITSNEIAEELEKNGIKIDKKQIDLKAPIKETGEYKIKINLYREIKGEFTLIVNG